One window of Flavobacterium ammonificans genomic DNA carries:
- a CDS encoding ABC transporter ATP-binding protein — MIQAKNLHKFYDQLEVLKGVDLHIKKGEIVSIVGASGAGKTTLLQLLGTLDQPSVQEGTELLINGENVLTMNDKTLSKFRNLNLGFIFQFHQLLPEFTALENVCIPAFIANKNKQETETEAKRLLEYLGLSHRMDHKPNALSGGEQQRVAVARALINKPDVIFADEPSGNLDTTSAENLHQLFFKLRDEFGQTFVIVTHNEDLANMADRKLIMVDGQISNL; from the coding sequence ATGATACAAGCCAAAAACTTACATAAATTCTACGACCAATTAGAAGTACTAAAAGGAGTAGATTTACACATTAAAAAAGGTGAAATTGTATCTATTGTTGGAGCTTCAGGAGCAGGAAAAACCACTTTGTTGCAATTATTAGGTACTTTAGATCAACCTTCAGTACAAGAGGGAACAGAGTTGTTGATCAATGGAGAAAATGTTTTGACAATGAACGACAAAACACTATCCAAATTCAGAAACCTAAATCTGGGTTTTATCTTTCAATTCCACCAATTATTACCAGAATTTACGGCTTTAGAAAATGTATGTATTCCGGCTTTTATTGCCAATAAAAACAAACAAGAAACAGAGACTGAAGCGAAACGATTATTGGAGTATTTAGGTCTTTCGCATCGAATGGATCATAAACCCAATGCGCTTTCAGGCGGAGAACAACAACGTGTAGCTGTAGCGCGTGCCTTAATCAATAAACCCGATGTGATTTTTGCTGACGAACCTTCAGGGAATTTGGATACGACTTCGGCAGAGAACTTACACCAATTGTTTTTTAAATTGCGTGATGAGTTCGGGCAAACTTTTGTGATTGTCACTCATAACGAAGATTTAGCCAATATGGCGGATAGAAAATTAATTATGGTAGACGGACAGATTAGCAATCTCTAA
- a CDS encoding DUF6787 family protein, whose translation MKKLKERWGVQSNFQLTIIFIVFAITGSASAIASKPVCVWLGITKDDFGFFFTPIRLLLLFPLYQVLLVSIGFLLGQFAFFWEFEKKMLRSIGLGFLFKEK comes from the coding sequence ATGAAAAAATTAAAAGAGCGCTGGGGAGTGCAATCCAATTTCCAACTGACAATTATTTTTATCGTTTTTGCAATCACCGGTTCAGCTTCAGCAATAGCGTCGAAACCTGTTTGTGTATGGCTTGGAATTACTAAAGATGATTTTGGATTTTTCTTCACTCCTATCCGACTACTATTGCTATTTCCCTTATACCAAGTGTTGTTAGTTTCTATTGGATTTCTTTTGGGGCAGTTTGCCTTTTTTTGGGAGTTTGAAAAGAAAATGCTTCGTAGTATCGGTTTAGGATTTTTATTTAAAGAAAAATAA
- a CDS encoding D-2-hydroxyacid dehydrogenase, with protein sequence MKVLANDGISKSGIQALEKGGFEVITTKVAQEQVANFINENNVSVILVRSATKVRKDIIDACPGIKIIGRGGVGMDNIDVDYAKSKGINVINTPASSSESVAELVFGHLFNGVRFLHDSNRNMPLEGDSNFEGLKKAYANGTELRGKTLGIVGIGRIGQATAKMALGLGMKVIAADSFIDKVDVKVEFFDGQSVTTTIVSQSLESLFKEADFISLHVPAQNGYIISKAELAIMKDGVGIVNCARGGVIDEIALIDALDSGKVGFAGLDVFESEPKPEIRILMHPKISLTPHIGAATGEAQDRIGTELAQQIISILG encoded by the coding sequence ATGAAAGTATTAGCAAATGACGGAATTTCTAAAAGTGGAATTCAAGCATTAGAAAAAGGTGGATTTGAAGTGATTACTACTAAAGTAGCACAAGAACAAGTAGCTAACTTTATTAACGAAAATAACGTAAGCGTTATCTTGGTTCGAAGTGCAACTAAAGTTCGTAAAGATATTATCGATGCTTGTCCTGGTATCAAAATCATCGGTCGTGGTGGTGTTGGAATGGATAACATTGATGTGGATTATGCAAAAAGCAAAGGAATCAATGTAATCAACACACCTGCTTCTTCATCTGAATCAGTTGCGGAATTGGTTTTTGGTCATTTATTTAATGGAGTTCGTTTTTTACACGACTCTAACAGAAATATGCCTTTGGAAGGGGATTCTAACTTTGAAGGTTTGAAAAAAGCATACGCTAACGGAACTGAATTAAGAGGTAAAACTTTAGGAATTGTAGGTATCGGTCGCATTGGCCAAGCTACTGCAAAAATGGCTCTTGGTTTAGGAATGAAAGTTATCGCTGCGGATAGTTTTATTGACAAAGTAGACGTAAAAGTAGAATTCTTTGACGGACAATCTGTAACGACAACAATTGTTTCACAATCTTTAGAATCTTTATTCAAAGAAGCTGATTTCATTTCGTTACACGTTCCTGCTCAAAACGGATACATTATCTCAAAAGCGGAATTGGCTATCATGAAAGATGGCGTAGGAATTGTAAACTGTGCTCGTGGTGGCGTAATTGACGAAATCGCTTTAATCGATGCTTTAGATAGTGGTAAAGTAGGCTTTGCTGGATTAGACGTTTTTGAAAGCGAACCAAAACCAGAAATTAGAATACTTATGCACCCAAAAATCTCTTTAACTCCTCACATTGGGGCTGCTACAGGAGAAGCACAAGACAGAATTGGAACGGAATTAGCCCAACAAATTATCAGTATTTTAGGTTAA
- the serC gene encoding 3-phosphoserine/phosphohydroxythreonine transaminase, which produces MKKHNYSAGPCILPQEVFEKSSQAILDFNNSGLSILEISHRSKDFVAVMDEARALALELLGLEGKGYQALFLAGGASLEFLMVPYNLMKVNGKAAYLDSGTWASAAIKEAKFFGETVIVASSKDQNYNNVPKGYTIPADADYFHCTSNNTIFGTQMKEIPTTNIPVVCDMSSDIFSRQLDFTKFDIIYAGAQKNMGPAGTTLVVVKEEILGKNGREIPSILDYAKHIKAESMYNTPAVFPVYASLLTLQWLKNLGGIAAVEKLNNAKANLLYTEIDRNPLFKGAAAVEDRSAMNATFLLNNPEHATVFDAMWKEAGISGLPGHRSVGGYRASMYNAMPIESVQVLVDVMQALEKAV; this is translated from the coding sequence ATGAAAAAACACAACTACAGCGCAGGTCCCTGCATTTTACCACAAGAAGTTTTTGAAAAATCATCACAAGCCATTTTAGATTTTAATAATTCAGGTTTATCCATTTTAGAAATTTCCCACCGAAGCAAAGATTTTGTCGCAGTAATGGATGAAGCTAGAGCCTTAGCACTTGAATTACTAGGACTAGAAGGTAAAGGATACCAAGCACTTTTCCTTGCAGGAGGAGCTAGTTTGGAGTTTTTAATGGTTCCGTATAACTTAATGAAAGTGAATGGAAAAGCGGCTTATTTAGATTCAGGAACTTGGGCTTCGGCTGCTATCAAAGAAGCTAAATTTTTTGGAGAAACCGTTATTGTCGCTTCATCAAAAGATCAAAACTACAATAATGTACCTAAAGGATATACTATACCTGCAGACGCAGATTATTTCCACTGTACAAGTAACAATACTATTTTTGGAACTCAAATGAAAGAAATTCCAACTACTAACATTCCAGTAGTTTGCGATATGAGTTCTGATATTTTTTCACGTCAATTGGACTTTACTAAATTTGATATTATCTATGCTGGAGCTCAAAAAAATATGGGGCCTGCTGGAACCACTTTAGTAGTAGTTAAAGAAGAAATTCTAGGTAAAAACGGTAGAGAAATTCCTAGTATTTTAGATTATGCAAAACATATCAAAGCAGAGAGTATGTACAACACGCCCGCTGTTTTCCCTGTATATGCTTCGCTGTTAACACTACAATGGTTGAAAAATTTAGGCGGAATAGCTGCAGTAGAAAAATTAAACAATGCTAAAGCTAATTTGCTTTACACAGAAATTGACAGAAATCCATTATTCAAAGGAGCGGCGGCTGTTGAAGATCGTTCGGCTATGAATGCTACTTTCTTATTGAATAACCCAGAACACGCAACTGTTTTTGATGCTATGTGGAAAGAAGCGGGTATATCTGGATTGCCAGGACACCGTTCAGTGGGCGGTTACAGAGCCTCTATGTATAATGCGATGCCAATTGAAAGCGTTCAAGTTTTAGTTGACGTAATGCAAGCTTTGGAAAAAGCAGTTTAA
- a CDS encoding acyl-CoA reductase, producing MDLETKKNVFVTLGRFLEQFKEDKSSKDLSVPLNDLFYDDFLNLIHLSQSHNGWYTPEQVYFSIQSWAKALTEENLNKWLSNYDFTHVEPKKIALILAGNIPLVGFHDFISVLVSGHNTLVKTSSDDQHLLPFLAKYIIAIQPEFAHRIEFVSGKLENFDAVIATGSNNTARYFDYYFKDKPSIIRKNRNSIAVLDGNESKEQLIALGEDIFRYFGLGCRNVSKLFVPKGYSFDAFFEAIFEYQDVIHYEKYANNYDYNKAVFLMSNFKLLDNGFLTLKEDESFGSPISSVFYEFYDTIESVKEKISSQADAIQCIVSSNLVPNSIPFGQTQRPELWDYADNIDTISFSLTIN from the coding sequence ATGGACTTAGAAACAAAAAAAAATGTTTTTGTTACATTAGGACGATTTTTAGAACAATTTAAAGAAGATAAATCTTCTAAAGACCTTAGCGTTCCTTTAAACGATTTGTTTTATGATGACTTTTTAAATTTGATTCATTTATCACAATCACATAATGGATGGTATACTCCTGAACAAGTCTATTTTTCTATCCAATCTTGGGCTAAAGCATTGACAGAAGAGAACCTCAACAAATGGCTATCCAACTATGATTTCACCCATGTAGAACCAAAAAAAATAGCATTAATTCTAGCTGGAAATATTCCGTTAGTTGGGTTTCATGATTTTATTTCAGTATTAGTTTCCGGACATAATACCTTGGTAAAAACATCCTCTGACGACCAACATTTATTACCTTTTTTAGCAAAATACATTATCGCTATCCAACCCGAATTCGCTCATAGAATCGAATTTGTATCCGGAAAATTAGAAAATTTTGATGCTGTTATTGCTACAGGAAGTAATAATACAGCACGCTATTTTGACTATTATTTCAAAGACAAACCTTCCATTATTAGAAAAAACAGAAACTCTATTGCTGTTTTGGATGGAAATGAATCCAAAGAACAACTAATAGCTTTGGGTGAAGATATTTTTAGGTACTTTGGTCTAGGTTGTCGCAATGTGTCTAAACTTTTTGTACCAAAAGGCTATTCATTTGATGCTTTTTTTGAAGCCATTTTTGAATACCAAGACGTAATACATTATGAAAAATACGCAAATAATTACGACTATAATAAAGCGGTATTTTTGATGAGTAATTTTAAATTATTAGACAATGGTTTTTTAACATTGAAAGAAGACGAAAGTTTTGGCTCTCCTATTTCAAGTGTGTTTTATGAATTCTATGACACTATTGAATCTGTAAAAGAAAAGATCAGCAGTCAAGCCGACGCTATTCAGTGTATAGTAAGTTCAAATTTAGTTCCAAATAGCATTCCTTTTGGCCAAACGCAACGGCCTGAATTATGGGATTATGCGGATAATATCGATACTATTTCGTTTTCGTTAACAATAAACTAG
- a CDS encoding 4Fe-4S dicluster domain-containing protein, translating to MAIIITDECINCGACEPECPNTAIYEGADDWRYKDGTKLTGKVILPDGTEVDSDAPQTPISDDVYYIVPGKCTECKGFHDEPQCAAVCPVDCCIPDDNHVESEETLLNRQAFLHNE from the coding sequence ATGGCAATAATAATTACAGATGAATGCATTAATTGTGGGGCTTGTGAACCAGAATGTCCAAATACTGCAATTTACGAAGGAGCTGATGACTGGAGATATAAAGACGGAACTAAACTTACGGGTAAAGTAATTTTGCCTGATGGTACTGAAGTAGATTCTGATGCGCCTCAAACACCTATTTCTGACGATGTGTATTACATTGTTCCAGGAAAATGTACAGAATGTAAAGGTTTTCATGATGAACCACAATGTGCTGCAGTTTGTCCAGTTGATTGTTGTATTCCCGACGATAATCATGTAGAGTCAGAAGAAACATTGTTAAACCGACAAGCTTTTTTACATAACGAATAG
- a CDS encoding carboxypeptidase-like regulatory domain-containing protein, translated as MKLFFSISFFCVSILLFSQNKIQGKVVDENNNPMVGVSLFLDGTTIGFLTDETGNFYFEKSVLPQSVLVVGYLGYETQRIQNYSSSFLSIKLSPSITQLREVIVSKPYFTRKQMMSAFKDHFLGKTKAGRSCFIENESAIQLDYDGSKNQLNAHSDSKLVIINKHLGYKLVFELQDFNLKFSKKSISNQYVKSSFFAGTSFFTDLTNNKAEITNKNRIKSYLGSYNHLFKNLVEKKWDKKSFLLFEGSFVTDPNLQFKVDKIANLYTIKVLNNKLKAIQNSKIGFFNSFNILYNNREQSKINFKINEFQVDEFGNFFPVDKIEFSGDISEKRVGDMLPIDYIPY; from the coding sequence ATGAAGTTATTTTTTTCAATCTCTTTTTTCTGCGTTTCTATTTTACTTTTTTCTCAAAATAAGATTCAAGGAAAAGTGGTTGACGAAAATAATAACCCGATGGTAGGTGTTTCTCTTTTTTTAGATGGAACTACAATTGGTTTTTTGACAGATGAGACTGGTAATTTTTATTTTGAAAAAAGTGTTTTGCCTCAATCTGTTCTTGTTGTAGGTTATTTAGGCTATGAAACACAACGTATTCAAAACTATAGCTCTTCATTCCTATCGATTAAACTTTCTCCCAGTATTACACAATTAAGGGAAGTAATAGTATCTAAACCGTATTTTACCAGAAAGCAAATGATGTCAGCCTTTAAAGACCATTTTCTAGGTAAAACAAAGGCGGGAAGAAGTTGTTTTATTGAAAATGAATCTGCGATTCAATTGGATTATGATGGTTCTAAAAATCAACTTAATGCACATTCTGATTCTAAATTAGTAATTATCAATAAACATCTTGGTTATAAATTGGTTTTTGAATTACAAGATTTTAATTTAAAGTTTTCAAAAAAATCAATTTCCAATCAATATGTGAAATCAAGTTTCTTTGCTGGGACTTCTTTTTTTACCGATCTTACTAATAATAAAGCTGAAATTACAAACAAGAATAGGATAAAGTCTTATTTAGGATCCTACAATCATTTATTTAAAAACTTGGTGGAAAAAAAATGGGATAAAAAAAGCTTTCTACTTTTTGAAGGGAGTTTTGTAACTGATCCTAACCTTCAATTTAAGGTAGATAAAATAGCTAATTTGTATACGATCAAGGTTTTAAATAATAAATTGAAAGCAATTCAGAATTCAAAAATTGGATTCTTTAATAGTTTCAACATATTATATAACAATCGAGAACAATCTAAAATCAATTTTAAAATAAACGAATTTCAAGTTGACGAATTCGGGAATTTTTTTCCGGTGGATAAAATCGAATTTTCTGGAGATATAAGCGAAAAAAGAGTGGGTGATATGTTGCCTATTGATTATATTCCTTATTAA
- a CDS encoding TonB-dependent receptor plug domain-containing protein — translation MKKYSLFLLLINFTYLFAQEKTNTDAKELKEVQIVGSRNTKRTVVNSAVPIDIINVKDVTTQSGKLEINELLQYVAPSFNASKQSGSDGADHVDPASLRGMGPDQTLVLINGKRRHQSSLINLFGTRGRGNTGTDLNAIPASAIKRIEILRDGAAAQYGSDAIAGVINIVLNDNVNELTGAVTYGAFNTNAQGNFLPGTANTKNNFLDENSFGNTLGQQRNFDGQSLKVGANYGVTVGKKGGTANFTAEYLNKEKTLRPGYDFRKGFGEAAIQGLNLFGNLNLPISDRTEFYAFGGRNFRDTDAYAFTRNGGERVVESIFPGGYTPRITSEIVDNSIAAGIRTKTASGWKIDLSNTFGRNLFHYYIKGTLNASLAGNSPTEFDAGGHSLNQNTTNLDFSKNYESVLNGMNLAFGAEFRTEQFSIFAGEEGSYSTYDVAGRPITNPTTQTAPIDPISGELRPGGSQGFPGYSPANEVKKNRSNVSLYTDAEFDVTKSLLVSTAVRFENYSDFGSTSNGKLAARLKATDNINFRGSLSTGFRAPSLAQVYYNLRFTNFNSGGATEVLLSPNNSPVTQAFGINKLNEEKAVNGSLGVTASFGAFTATVDGYFINVQDRIVLTGYFDASALNLGVSEAQFFSNGVDTKTAGVDLVFAWKKTIGDAKFGATLVGNINNMEISNVKNGSLDEGTFFGKREKAFLLASAPQSKFGLNLNYSKNKFDAGLAFTNFSKIVLVDYADEDDVYTAKTVTDLTFGYKLSKQLKLSVGSNNLFNIYPDQQDEQGNTEAGGYWDSVQMGFSGAYYYARLGFTF, via the coding sequence ATGAAAAAGTACAGTCTTTTTTTGTTGTTAATCAACTTCACTTATCTTTTTGCGCAAGAAAAAACCAATACTGATGCAAAGGAACTAAAAGAAGTTCAAATTGTTGGATCAAGAAACACAAAACGAACAGTTGTTAATTCTGCAGTACCTATCGATATCATAAACGTTAAAGATGTTACAACCCAAAGTGGAAAACTAGAAATTAACGAGTTGTTACAATATGTAGCGCCTTCATTTAATGCAAGTAAACAATCCGGATCTGATGGAGCCGATCACGTAGATCCAGCCTCATTGAGAGGAATGGGACCTGATCAGACATTGGTTTTGATTAACGGTAAAAGAAGACATCAATCTTCATTAATCAATTTATTTGGAACAAGAGGTAGAGGAAATACAGGAACTGATTTAAATGCAATCCCAGCATCTGCTATTAAAAGAATTGAAATTTTAAGAGATGGAGCGGCAGCACAATATGGTTCTGATGCTATTGCAGGAGTAATTAATATTGTATTGAATGACAATGTAAATGAACTAACAGGAGCTGTAACTTATGGTGCTTTCAATACCAATGCTCAAGGAAATTTTTTACCTGGAACTGCTAACACAAAAAACAATTTTCTTGATGAAAATAGTTTTGGAAATACATTAGGACAACAAAGAAATTTTGATGGACAGTCATTGAAAGTTGGTGCAAATTACGGAGTTACCGTAGGTAAAAAAGGAGGTACAGCAAATTTCACTGCAGAATATTTAAACAAAGAAAAAACCTTACGCCCAGGATATGATTTCAGAAAAGGTTTTGGTGAAGCAGCTATTCAAGGACTCAATCTTTTTGGAAACTTAAATTTACCAATATCTGATAGGACTGAGTTTTATGCTTTTGGAGGTAGAAATTTCAGAGATACTGACGCCTATGCTTTCACAAGAAATGGAGGAGAGAGAGTTGTTGAATCTATATTCCCAGGGGGGTATACGCCAAGAATAACTTCAGAAATTGTTGATAATTCTATAGCCGCTGGTATTAGAACAAAAACAGCATCAGGATGGAAAATAGATTTAAGTAATACATTCGGAAGAAATCTTTTTCATTACTACATTAAAGGTACACTTAACGCATCTTTGGCTGGAAATTCTCCAACAGAATTTGATGCTGGAGGACATAGTTTAAATCAAAACACAACTAATTTAGATTTTTCTAAAAACTATGAATCGGTTTTAAATGGGATGAACCTGGCTTTTGGTGCAGAATTTAGAACAGAGCAGTTTAGCATTTTTGCTGGAGAAGAAGGTTCTTATTCGACTTACGATGTTGCTGGAAGACCAATTACCAATCCAACTACTCAAACTGCACCAATTGATCCAATAAGTGGAGAGTTACGACCAGGTGGTTCTCAAGGGTTTCCAGGATACAGTCCTGCAAACGAAGTAAAGAAAAACCGAAGTAACGTATCTTTATATACAGATGCAGAATTTGACGTTACTAAAAGCTTATTAGTAAGTACTGCTGTCCGTTTTGAAAATTATAGTGATTTTGGAAGCACATCGAATGGTAAATTGGCAGCTCGATTGAAAGCGACAGACAATATCAACTTCAGAGGTTCTTTGAGTACAGGATTTAGAGCGCCATCATTGGCTCAGGTATATTATAACTTGCGATTTACAAACTTTAATTCTGGTGGTGCAACAGAAGTACTTCTTTCTCCAAACAATAGTCCAGTTACACAAGCATTCGGAATAAATAAATTAAATGAAGAGAAAGCCGTTAACGGTTCTTTAGGAGTAACTGCTAGTTTCGGAGCTTTCACAGCAACTGTAGATGGATACTTTATAAATGTTCAAGATCGTATCGTACTAACAGGCTATTTTGATGCATCAGCTTTAAATTTAGGAGTATCTGAAGCTCAATTCTTTTCAAATGGTGTGGATACTAAAACTGCTGGTGTTGATTTAGTTTTTGCATGGAAAAAAACAATTGGAGATGCAAAATTTGGAGCAACTTTAGTCGGAAACATTAATAACATGGAGATTAGTAATGTTAAAAATGGTAGTTTAGATGAAGGTACTTTCTTTGGAAAAAGAGAAAAAGCTTTCTTATTGGCTTCAGCTCCTCAAAGTAAATTTGGTTTGAATTTAAATTATTCAAAAAATAAATTTGACGCAGGTTTAGCTTTTACCAACTTTAGTAAAATAGTTCTAGTTGATTACGCTGATGAAGATGATGTATATACTGCTAAAACAGTAACTGACTTAACTTTCGGTTATAAACTATCTAAACAATTAAAGTTGAGTGTTGGAAGTAATAACTTATTCAATATTTATCCAGACCAACAAGATGAGCAAGGTAACACAGAAGCAGGTGGATACTGGGACTCAGTACAAATGGGATTCAGTGGAGCCTATTACTATGCTAGATTAGGATTTACTTTCTAA
- the ychF gene encoding redox-regulated ATPase YchF: MKAGIVGLPNVGKSTLFNCLSNAKAQSANFPFCTIEPNIGVVNVPDPRINRLEELVKPERVQMATVDIVDIAGLVKGASKGEGLGNQFLGNIRECNAIIHVLRCFDNDNIVHVDGNVNPIRDKETIDIELQLKDLETVEKRLEKVNRAAKTGNKEAQAEQSLLNRIREALLQAKSARTVSPANQDEEELMESFQLITNKPVLYVCNVDENSAVNGNKYVDQVRELVKDEDAEVIILSVGAEADINELESYEERQVFLEDMGLTEPGASVLIRAAYKLLKQQTYFTAGVKEVRAWTINIGATAPQAAGVIHTDFEKGFIRAEVIAFEDFSQYGSEAKVKEAGKLRVEGKEYIVKDGDVMHFRFNV, translated from the coding sequence ATGAAAGCAGGAATTGTAGGATTGCCTAATGTAGGAAAATCAACTTTATTTAATTGTTTGTCTAATGCCAAAGCACAAAGTGCTAACTTCCCATTTTGTACAATTGAACCTAATATTGGAGTGGTTAATGTACCTGATCCAAGAATCAATCGATTGGAAGAATTGGTAAAACCAGAGCGTGTTCAAATGGCAACTGTTGATATTGTAGATATTGCTGGTTTAGTTAAAGGTGCAAGTAAAGGGGAAGGTTTAGGAAACCAATTCTTAGGAAATATTAGAGAGTGCAACGCGATTATTCATGTGTTGCGTTGTTTTGATAATGATAATATTGTTCACGTAGATGGGAATGTAAATCCTATTCGTGACAAAGAAACTATTGATATCGAGTTGCAACTGAAAGATTTAGAAACGGTTGAAAAACGTTTGGAAAAAGTAAATCGTGCAGCTAAAACAGGTAATAAAGAAGCACAAGCCGAGCAATCGTTGTTGAATAGAATTCGCGAAGCTTTATTACAGGCTAAATCTGCAAGAACAGTTTCGCCTGCAAATCAAGATGAAGAAGAATTAATGGAAAGTTTCCAATTAATCACCAATAAACCGGTTTTGTATGTGTGTAATGTGGATGAAAATTCGGCAGTAAACGGAAATAAATATGTAGATCAAGTTCGCGAATTGGTAAAAGACGAGGATGCCGAAGTAATTATTCTTTCTGTAGGTGCTGAAGCTGATATTAACGAATTAGAGAGCTACGAAGAGCGTCAAGTATTCTTAGAAGATATGGGATTGACTGAACCAGGAGCTTCTGTTTTGATTCGTGCAGCATACAAATTATTGAAACAACAAACCTATTTCACAGCAGGTGTAAAAGAAGTGCGCGCTTGGACCATTAATATTGGAGCTACTGCACCTCAAGCTGCAGGTGTTATTCATACTGATTTTGAAAAAGGATTCATTCGTGCAGAGGTTATCGCTTTTGAGGATTTCTCTCAATACGGTTCGGAAGCCAAAGTAAAAGAAGCTGGTAAATTGCGTGTAGAAGGAAAAGAATATATAGTTAAAGACGGAGACGTAATGCACTTTAGATTTAATGTGTAG